Proteins found in one Timaviella obliquedivisa GSE-PSE-MK23-08B genomic segment:
- the cbiQ gene encoding cobalt ECF transporter T component CbiQ: MLLHIGAFQLDVNSQGSTLWHKLVPRTRLLCALLFVFATALTPNGHWITWAIYGISLGTLILLSRLTLAVLLQRVAVEMVFISVVLLGTLFRDGGEVLWQWGWLRITTVGLIVLGSVTLKSLLCVMMMNLLVLTTSIAALLHAFAALRTPPLLVAIMASMYRYIGVLAEEFETMKRAAASRNLMGSNRWQRLVVGNMMGSLFVRTYERGDRIHHAMLSRGYNGLPPVAEAYKSGRLDFFAITFTVLLLLSGQSIYLGHS, translated from the coding sequence ATGCTTCTTCACATTGGCGCGTTCCAATTGGATGTCAATAGCCAAGGCTCTACGCTTTGGCACAAGCTGGTTCCTCGTACCCGTCTCCTCTGCGCCTTGTTATTCGTGTTTGCCACTGCCCTCACGCCAAATGGACATTGGATAACTTGGGCAATTTATGGGATCAGTCTTGGAACCTTAATTTTGCTTAGTCGCTTGACACTGGCTGTTTTATTGCAGCGAGTAGCGGTTGAGATGGTTTTTATCAGCGTTGTGCTGTTGGGAACTTTGTTTCGCGATGGCGGTGAGGTTTTGTGGCAGTGGGGCTGGCTAAGAATCACGACCGTTGGATTAATAGTGTTGGGCAGCGTTACATTAAAGTCACTACTGTGCGTGATGATGATGAATTTGTTGGTTCTGACGACTTCGATCGCAGCCCTCCTCCATGCCTTCGCAGCCTTGAGAACGCCACCGCTTTTGGTAGCAATTATGGCTTCCATGTATCGCTATATTGGCGTGTTGGCGGAAGAGTTTGAGACTATGAAGCGGGCGGCGGCTTCGCGAAATTTGATGGGGAGCAATCGCTGGCAGCGCTTGGTAGTAGGAAACATGATGGGATCGCTGTTTGTTCGGACTTATGAACGAGGCGATCGCATTCATCATGCCATGCTGTCTCGTGGATACAATGGTTTACCTCCGGTTGCAGAGGCGTATAAAAGTGGGCGGCTAGATTTTTTCGCCA
- a CDS encoding PDGLE domain-containing protein, with product MTRSLEEYFMKTRAFVFTGLGIALLIAIFVSPFASSDPDGLDRTAQDLGFEKNAAENPISHNLPFYSMFDEYAVRGVPEAIATPLAGLAGTLAAFGLAWGAGKLLVKGSSQTSDS from the coding sequence ATGACCCGATCTTTAGAGGAATACTTTATGAAAACCCGTGCATTTGTGTTTACAGGTTTAGGGATTGCGCTTTTGATTGCAATCTTTGTATCGCCCTTTGCAAGTTCTGACCCGGATGGCTTAGACCGGACGGCTCAGGATCTTGGTTTTGAAAAGAATGCGGCAGAAAATCCCATTTCCCATAATCTGCCGTTTTACTCGATGTTCGATGAGTATGCCGTGCGCGGAGTGCCAGAAGCGATCGCCACCCCATTAGCAGGTTTGGCAGGAACTTTGGCAGCATTTGGACTGGCTTGGGGCGCAGGCAAGCTCTTAGTCAAAGGCTCTAGCCAAACGTCTGATTCATAA
- the cbiM gene encoding cobalt transporter CbiM, producing the protein MMSEISLSSWLSWTIHPHLALHIPDGFLSAPVSLVTWIASIALVAIALNRVQSEYQERTVPLMGVCAAFIFAAQMINFPIPGGTSGHLLGGTLAAVLLGPWAGTLVMTVVFIVQATLFQDGGLTVLGANIFNMGLIGTFAGYYLYKALRSAFGFDAWRGTAIAVAIAAWSSVVIAALVTAFQLALSGTVPLGVALTAMLTWHVFIGIGEAIITVLAVGYVWRTRPDMMFDRPRRKPPTIAF; encoded by the coding sequence ATGATGTCTGAAATCTCATTGTCGAGTTGGTTGTCTTGGACGATCCATCCCCATCTCGCTCTGCATATTCCTGATGGTTTTCTAAGTGCGCCTGTGAGCTTAGTAACTTGGATAGCGTCGATCGCCCTAGTTGCGATTGCTCTTAACCGTGTTCAGTCCGAGTATCAGGAACGAACTGTACCCTTGATGGGAGTTTGTGCGGCATTCATTTTTGCAGCACAAATGATCAACTTTCCCATCCCAGGTGGAACGTCGGGGCACTTGCTAGGCGGCACGCTAGCTGCGGTTTTGTTAGGGCCCTGGGCAGGGACGCTGGTGATGACTGTTGTGTTTATTGTGCAGGCCACCTTGTTTCAAGACGGTGGACTGACGGTACTTGGAGCCAACATTTTTAATATGGGCTTGATCGGAACGTTTGCAGGATATTACCTCTATAAAGCACTGCGTTCTGCCTTTGGATTTGACGCTTGGCGAGGAACGGCGATCGCGGTGGCGATCGCGGCTTGGAGCAGCGTTGTCATTGCTGCCTTAGTTACGGCTTTTCAGCTTGCTCTTTCTGGAACCGTGCCCTTAGGAGTGGCATTAACTGCAATGCTGACCTGGCACGTTTTCATTGGCATTGGCGAAGCAATCATTACAGTATTGGCAGTGGGTTACGTGTGGCGCACTCGCCCAGATATGATGTTCGATCGCCCTCGCCGAAAGCCCCCCACAATTGCTTTTTAA
- the rplS gene encoding 50S ribosomal protein L19: MNAQAIINSIESEHLKSDLPIIHVGDTVKVGVKIKEGEKERVQPYEGTVIAMRNGGISETITVRKIFQGVGVERVFLLHSPLVASITIIRRGKARRAKLYYLRDRVGKSARLKQRFDRPI, encoded by the coding sequence ATGAACGCCCAAGCAATTATTAACTCCATTGAATCGGAGCATTTGAAGTCCGATCTCCCCATAATTCACGTCGGTGACACCGTTAAGGTCGGCGTTAAAATTAAGGAAGGAGAGAAAGAGCGAGTCCAGCCCTACGAGGGTACGGTCATCGCCATGCGGAATGGTGGAATTAGCGAAACCATCACCGTTCGGAAGATTTTCCAAGGCGTTGGGGTTGAGCGAGTCTTCTTGCTCCATTCCCCTCTCGTCGCCTCAATTACGATTATTCGTCGAGGCAAAGCTCGACGGGCGAAGCTTTACTACCTGCGCGATCGCGTGGGCAAGTCGGCTCGTTTGAAGCAGCGGTTCGATCGTCCTATCTAA